The DNA segment ATGTGAAAACTGAAAAGATGAGACTTTTTGTGAATTGACAAGGACTGTTTGATTTGCCAATTGAGCAATTTCACAATGGTTGCATGTACCATAACGAAGACATTTTTATTCATAATTTGAGCCCATACCCACATCGGAAACTTCCATTCTCTGCCTTTTAAAAGGCTCATATAGTTTCTACCAACTGATATGATTGTGGGTTCTTGCAGGTCTCAAGGAACATTGATCTGGTCTATGGAGGGGGTAGCATAGGTTTGATGGGATTGGTATCTCAAGCTGTTCACGATGGCGGTCGCCATGTTATTGGGTAAACCTATGTTCAAGTTTTGTCCTCCAGTATCgttttaagaatttaaaatcatcCAAATGAATTGAACAAACAAAATCAGTGAGATGGGCTGTGCTTGTGATTGTTGTTTCTCTTCTCCATTACAACTTATTTTTGTCATGTTATTGTCTCGCTGCAGAGTTATTCCCAAGACGCTCATGCCTCGAGAGGTATGTCTGCTAGGACCAGAAAAAGTCttctatcttttgtaatgctctttttctttcttttttgcaTAAAGGGCTACAACTTGTATTATTCTTTTATGACAATGGAATGGGTATAAATTTTTGGTTCTCAATTtctacttttttttcttttaaatatattgATTAATTTTTCTGCTTTTGGCCACTTCTCTTATACTTTattttttctccttttctttaattattttgatcagtcgtttttctttctttattattattttttttctctctcttctttcgGTTCTGTCATTTTCTGTTTGTTTCTCAAGATTTCCCTCTGACATTgagataaataattaatttactcCGCAAGAAAATCATAATAACAGACAATCTGTTACTCAAGATTTCTACCCCTGTGACAAACACTTGAAAGCCTTATCCATAATACTAGTTGAGTAGTTGGCACTGGGCAGTGGGCACTACACCTTTTCCATGCATAGTTATGGGTTTCTACCCTTTGCTGTCTTCTCTTTTTAGTTCTATAGCAGTGTTTTGTTCTTGTGTTTTTCTTTCTTGGCTTCTTTCAAAATtcgaatttcttttctttcttttttcctgTTATGAGATAAATAAATTACTGGCTAGGAAGTTGCCTAGTTATACTCTTTGGATTAAGTCCACTATTCCTGCAACACTCATCATTGCTTCACTGCATAACCCTCCAAACTTTACCCCCTTTTGCAGTTAACTGGTGAAACAGTGGGGGAAGTGAAGGCAGTGGCAGATATGCATCAAAGGAAGGCAGAGATGGCTAAGCATTCAGATGCTTTTATTGCCTTACCAGGTTAGTATAAGTCCTGAAGAATTCTCTCTCACACaaaaattctaatgcaaatcaagGAATCGTATAGACTACCAGATGCTTTTATTTTACCAAGTTcagcatccaatattggccatatCTCATGTTTTGATTTTTCTGAGGATTGCTGAGTATTTTTTAAATTGATCTCTCAGTTACTGATTACTGCCAAGAAACTAATCCCCCAGCCCCACTTTGAAAGATGAAAATAAATAATGCTGAGAGGTAACAATTCCTTGAGATAAACCACAAAAGACCTTCAGGATTAGAAGTTTTGACATCCTTGATTTATTTAGTGGTTACCGGAAGTAATGATATGAAAGAAAGAAGTGCCTGTTTCTACTTTCAAATTTGTGTTTTTTTAGCATACTTTATTATTCTAATTTCTTTGCCGAGTCCTTTTTCAAGCTGCTAACATATGTATTATATACTCCAATTAAAAGGAAATCAAACAGAAGTGATGAGCAGAGGAGAGGCTATCTGACTTCAGCTCAAGTTAGTAAGAAAAGCTGTGGTATAGGAGAGTATATTGAGATTTTCAGAAAATACATCTCCATATTTAGCTATCATAGCTGTTTGGTTTAGATGGCATAAATGGCATCTGATAATGTATGAAAAAAACATGCGAAATCTAAATTAAGACAAAACTTTTGAGCCTTCTCTCATCAGCCCAATAATACCTAATAGGTTACAGCGGAACAGTTCAGACCCTAGTTGACCCATCAACATCCTACACTGAAAATTAGAGTTGCTAAGGAGATGTGCTTCTGTGGTTAATATATGCTCTTTTCCTGTGAGTGTAGTTCTTTGGCTTTTAATGTCACTGAACTCATTTACTTCCTTTGCACAGTAAGGGCAAGGGACACGAGGCACGCTTTTAGCAAAATAGTTTTTGCCAACCAGTACATGCACCTAACAGGTAATGATGCCCACCCATTTCACAAGCCACTAACCATCATGGGGTTTAAAAGCTTGTGAACCGGAGGGCATACACGGACAAAAGAGTCAATTTACTGTTCATGTGAACTTCCCATTTTGTCATGGAATCCCCACAACcacagttaaaaaaaaataaaaataaaagacatCCTTTCTCTAACGCTATCATGACCTAAACGGGTTGGCAGAGGATAATAACAATAATATGGGAGGAAATCAACAATAGTCAATAAATAACTGATTGTGAAGTCTAATAACAATGGCCTCCAAGCATGAAGATGTGGAACACTACTGATATGTTCTTTAAAATTCTTCATTAGGAGTGGGAAAAAATTTCAGACTTAAATTGTAACCATCTAGTATGCAGAGTGAAAAGACACTTGTTATACCTAGGTTGCTTACCCATTTGTGGTACTATCTAAGCAATTGACCGATTCTCTTTTGATGATAAGTTAATGGTGGATACCATTCTCAAATGCACTTTGCTGGTAGAGACAGCCCGCACTTGTATTATCACATGTTAATTAAATTTGGATTTTGGTTTGGTTAAATGTAGGTGGTTATGGGACTCTTGAAGAGTTACTTGAAGTGATAACCTGGGCTCAACTAGGAATTCACGACAAACCGGTAATTGTCATGTTTCCATTTCTGATAACTTCTTGTTGCATATGCTTATTTAGTGTCTGCAGGAGACTTGTCAACTGTGCTATGTACTTAAAGAACTAATGATGCGTGATATTTCCACATTTTGAAGGTGGGATTGTTGAATGTTGATGGATACTACAATTCTTTGCTCTCATTTATTGACAAAGCTGTGGAAGAGGGATTTATAAACCCCAATGCTCGCAACATCATTGTCTCTGCTCCAACAGCAAAGGAGTTGGTATTGAAATTGGAGGTAAGCTAAGATCTAATTCTATCCTCTTAAGTTTGCTTATTTTCATCACTTTGAATTGTTTATCTTGTGAGTGATTTACTGGGAATTTGGAAAATGCATTGTATTTACTTCCATTAGTTGCTTATGAGAAAATTTTGGAAAGAATTAAAGCCAAGATGCAAAAAAGACTTGATTTGATTACTCCGAATAAATCAAAGTGGGCTTCATTTTACTAAACAGCGTGCAcccatttttttttatcaattatcaAAATGATGTTATGCGTAGATATGAAAGAAATTTGTGCTTTCCGTGTTTCTTAAGCCTGTTCACCATGGCTTTTATGGGTTGATCCTAAAGTTTGTTTTACTTCTTGGAGTGGAAAAAAAGGGATGGTAAtgaatttttgtttctttttactGGATAAACGACATAGGAGTATGTCCCCTGTCATGAGATGGTTGCTTCGAAATTGAGATGGGAAATCGATCAGCTTGACTACTCTCAGAATTATAATATCTCAAGGTGACACGGGGGGATGACTGCACTAAAGGATGAATAGAAGGAATTTTGAAGTGAGAAGGTGCTAATTTTGGATGATCTTGAAATTTCCATTTGTGGGgaaatttctcttttttttttttctttttgtaaattgttGCAATTAACCTCAATATGTTAAGCTTCTCAACATTCCCTTCTAGTGAAAAATATGAATTTCAGTCTTGTGAACATCCCCATTTTGCATGATAACTATCTTTCCCTTCCCATTTTTCCCCCTTTATGTCCATTTTCTTTTCATCTTACCCATGGTAGCATGATTTTATGAAATGGAGGATACTATTCTTATGATGTTGGTATATATGTCACAATAAGAACCAATATGCCTTATATGAAAGCTAGAACAAAAGGTCAATGTGAATGGTGGAAGCACCACACATAATCCAATAGAACAGCAACAAGAATCCCATAAGGAGCTAAGTGTCATTAATTAAGAGTAGATAAAGGGTACCAGGTAATGCAATTCTTGTTTGCCGCTGTAAAGATTTTGTGGACCGTAGACAACAGACAGGCCTAACTCAACCAACGATAAATAACGGTAGGTGGTGGGTCAGGGGGTGTTTATTGGAATGGAAAAGAGAAACCAAGAAAGGGGACCTCCTTGCTTTGTTTGAGTCTTTAGAGAAAGAGGTGAGGTACCCTCACATACCGTCCAACCAATCAGACAATgacaaatgttcttggtcccacAAAACAAACGGTAGACAATGGTGGAGATGCCATGGTGATGAAGGGTTTAAGACAATGAGGTGATG comes from the Hevea brasiliensis isolate MT/VB/25A 57/8 chromosome 5, ASM3005281v1, whole genome shotgun sequence genome and includes:
- the LOC110649910 gene encoding cytokinin riboside 5'-monophosphate phosphoribohydrolase LOG3 isoform X1; this translates as MDVEGTEMRQTSKFKRICVFCGSSQGKKSSYQDAATELGKELVSRNIDLVYGGGSIGLMGLVSQAVHDGGRHVIGVIPKTLMPRELTGETVGEVKAVADMHQRKAEMAKHSDAFIALPGGYGTLEELLEVITWAQLGIHDKPVGLLNVDGYYNSLLSFIDKAVEEGFINPNARNIIVSAPTAKELVLKLEEYVPCHEMVASKLRWEIDQLDYSQNYNISR
- the LOC110649910 gene encoding cytokinin riboside 5'-monophosphate phosphoribohydrolase LOG3 isoform X2, whose protein sequence is MDVEGTEMRQTSKFKRICVFCGSSQGKKSSYQDAATELGKELVSRNIDLVYGGGSIGLMGLVSQAVHDGGRHVIGVIPKTLMPRELTGETVGEVKAVADMHQRKAEMAKHSDAFIALPGGYGTLEELLEVITWAQLGIHDKPVGLLNVDGYYNSLLSFIDKAVEEGFINPNARNIIVSAPTAKELVLKLEMGIKATPVGP